GCAAGAACATGAAAGTAATCCAACACCTTCTGCAGCAATCTTTGCGATTTTCCCTTTTGACAGGCGGCCTGGCAATCGTTGTTTTATATGTACTGGCTGAACCATTAATGACATTGATGTACGGGACGGCAAATGGTTCACAATTCATCAAGTTGATGGCACCATTCTTCCTGTTCTACTATTTCCAGGGACCCTTGCAGGCAGCACTGCAGGCTCTTGATTTGGCGAGGGCAGCGATGATCAACAGCCTGATTGGAAATCTGGCCAAGACCGCTGTCATCTTCCTGTTGGCAAGCCAGCCTGCTTTTGGCATAAACGGTGTAGCCCTCGGAATGGTCATGGGGATCGTCCTGATCACCCTACTCCATTTCGCGACAATGCTTAAAGCCGTTTCATTCACCTTTTATGTACAAGATTATGTGAAGGTACTTGCCGTTATCATTCTTTCGGGATTACTGGGTTTCCTTCTATGGGATTGGCTGAGTGAAAGTCTTTCATTGGCAGTAAGGATTCTTATAAATGCAGGAACTGTAACCATCCTGTACTTGTCGCTCTCTCTTACACTAGGTCTGATCAGGAAAAATGAACTTTCGAAATTACGATCTGTACTTTCATCATTTTTAAAAAGATAAGTAAAAAACGTGGACTTTATCTCCACGTTTTTATTTATCCTTTAAGTCAATATAGAATTTTCCATTTTGGTAGCTGCAAAAAGAAATCTCTTCTGGATTGTCATACCCCTGTTTGCTTAAATGTTCCAGCAGCCAGGAACTCGATTTATCCATCATCACCAGGTGATCCTCCTGGACCTCACCGTCAATGATCAGCGGCAATGCTAGGCTGCTGCTGTCCTGCTGCCCTTCCTGTTCGCCCTGTTTCTTTTGGAAAATTGACAGGGTACCTGACGGCTCTAAAATGGCATACTCCACATCGGCAATATCCCCTACATCCTTTTCACGCAATTGCAACAGCAGATCGTCGAAATTATACCTTTGCGAACGCATTGCTTTTTCGTCGATTTTCCCGTTATTGATAATGATCGTGGGCTTCCCATC
This window of the Mesobacillus jeotgali genome carries:
- a CDS encoding DUF421 domain-containing protein, with the protein product MEQYIIILFRTVLLYLLILLIFRLMGKREIGELSILDLVVYIMIAEMASLAIENTKDPLVDTLLPISVLVIIQITLAMMSLKSKKFRDIVDGKPTIIINNGKIDEKAMRSQRYNFDDLLLQLREKDVGDIADVEYAILEPSGTLSIFQKKQGEQEGQQDSSSLALPLIIDGEVQEDHLVMMDKSSSWLLEHLSKQGYDNPEEISFCSYQNGKFYIDLKDK